Sequence from the Epinephelus moara isolate mb chromosome 19, YSFRI_EMoa_1.0, whole genome shotgun sequence genome:
GGCTTTTTACCCCCTCACTGTCTCTACACGGCATCCTTTATCCATGTCCTCCATCACTCAGACGCTTatatagtcttttttttaatcgtCCGAAGTGACATCAATTTCCTCTGGGCTCCCCTGTTTTGTCGCCAGTCTCCACCGGTTTATGTGATGCGatcctttcttcttctgctgagACTCCGAGCCCTCCTCCTCCAACTTCTGTCGCTTGAACTTCGTCCTCCGGTTCTGAAACCACACTTTTACctgcagaggggaaaaaaagagaaaggaaagaaaaaacctGGATCAGTGTCACGAGATAAACCGCGATTGGCCAGTGCGTAAAACCACGCGTAAAAGGGACacattgtttttgcagcagGGGGCTAAATGCAAGCAGGCAGCGGTGCAGTGGAAATAAAAAAGGTAAACTGTGACCTGCAGTTGGTGATCACAGAGCAAACAACCGCCAGAATAAACACAGATCACTTATATTCTCAGGGAAGCCGTGTATTTAAATCCCCAAATTACAATTGTTGGTCTAATATATCAAGTTAATTTAACGCATAAAGTGTGCGCAATGTGCCCTTTCAAATAAACAATGGAAATAGAGTCTTTCTAAATTTGGGCTCACAAACATCTGTTGTCTGGGAAAAAAACTTTTGACGCTTCATCTAAAGTAGGTCAcaacattttttcccccacaatgAGCATTTCTGCCTGCACGTGAacctttaaagaaatacaagagTCACATCCATGTCTCATATTTAAAACCTGTATTTCCACACATAAATCGACTCAGCTCTGTTGAGCGATGCCGTGGGGAATTAACAACATCTAAATCGATAAATTGTCTGTTCCTGCTTTGTCACTCTGCAGTCCTTTTAGCTCTTAAATGGCAACTGAGGTGCATTTAATAAGCCTTCAGTGGGCTAATTAAAGTAGGTGATGGTTCATTTCTCCCTTCAGTTCCTCCAAAGGCCCCGCCGTCCAAAGGAGACACAGCGGACAAAAGACAGCGGCTGATGGGCTCAAACGGCATCTTAAATATGGCAGGGGGAATTCACTGAACCCGCCTCGCTCTTTGTATCGCCTATCCCATAAAATGGTTAACTGGTTAATTTGCCCTCCATTTTGAAAGGCAACATTCTCCccccaaaacaaagtaattCAACCCCTCCTAAAATGAGGTTAGGCCTATACAATGAGGGTGGATTTGATCCAACAGAAAGCCTCTGTCTTCGATTGACAACATGCATTTATGGACCCTGGTGTGTAGAAACAATTTGGTAGCtgattatttaaaattattattttggtgACTGTATGTCTCTTATTTGTTGTCAAACGTTAACATACATTCATATTATAGCGTCCTGATTTTAAAAACCTCCATGACGCACGGTGCCAcgttaaagaaaacacaaaaataacacatatAGTTCACTACATCAGCCATAATATGAGAAATGTCTTTTTATAACAGCAATAAAAAGGACTATAAAGTGCACATGCAAAGTTTTAATAGCCAGGAGGTGACACAACACACCACAAAGCAGTgtacacatttcaaaataaaatacgcGCACTGCAGGTGACAGAAAACGACAGCTTGTGGAATTTAATGTTGAGAAAAATTTTGTGTCTTACCTGAGTTTCTGTGAGGCTAAGGCTGTGGGCGAGCTGTTTTCTTTCTGCTCCCACCACGTAATGGTTTTTCTCAAAAGCGTGTTCGAGCCGCAGGAGTTGCGAAGGTGAAAAAGCTGTCCGGATTCTTTTGGGCTTTCTGGCCAGCGCGTTGTGCAAAAGGAAGCTCTCTGGACTCGTTTCATTACCTGGAGACGAGCAGAAAACGAGTATCCGtcatgagttttattttttaattctataatatattaaattatcCATACCAAACAGCAGGCCAGCGCACAGCTACATATATGAAACAGTAGTCTGCTGAGGGCAGACTGGAAATACGGCATGATAATAATGTCCGAGGAGAAGCTGGACATCAGTCAATAAATTAAGATAATTTATCGAACAcgaatatatatttaaaatattgctTATTGTATTAATTCTTCATCTGACATGTGTGAGAGCACGGCATAATGCACAGAGCAGAACAACACAAAGCAGAGGTATAATCCTGGGCCTAATTAAATTAGCTAAGAAAAACTGCCTTTGTAAACAAAATGACAGGTAAACTGAAGCAGCataacacatttaaataaacagcagccaAGAGACACTTTGGAAATTAATTTCGAAAACATTCCTAtaaaaaatgctaattttgtttttatttgtcaggAAAAAATACAAGTAACTATACAcataaatgtcataaaatgagtgcccaaaagtaaaaataacaaacGTATTTTCTTAGCATCGCAGGTCAAGGCAATTTGGGtaataaaatctaaattaaCCCAAATTTGCTTTAGAAAATTAGCAGCAGGCTAGTCAAATAACCAGctgaattgttttattttttcctttaaaaacaaaaatggatcTTTTTAGTTGAATTGTGAAAACTGCAGAGCAGCGAGATACATTAGTATCGTTTTTACGCATGAAAATAGATCATATATATCCAATGCCAACAGTGTACAAACGTCAACATTTCTACTGCTATATTTTTTGGTCCTGGATAGACACATCAGGCAGCAGACAGCTATACAAGCCAaggcaacattttctttttttttttactcgagatttgtttcttttttctgtaaataaaaaataataataattacagggCCATTTCTTGAGCGAATTAATCCACTAAATTATTGTCTGCTTTGGCCTGAGAACTGGAGCTGCTAGGCTTTAAAGCTGCTCTGCTACAGCCTGACATATTTTTAATTCCTTATCCATCCTGGTGTCTGCACTGAAGGAGAGAAATCAGTAACCATTCTCCAGCCGCTCGGTGCGTTTCGTGCGTAAAAGAGTCAAACGAAGCATTTTCGATAACTTACCTTGAAATCTGTGACCCAAGTACCTATATCTGTGTAATAACCAGGGGTAGAAAGTTGAGGGGTCCCTTTGCTGGCTGGCAAAAAGAGGGTGCGGACTGTGTGAGGACGAAAGCGGGTGAGCGGCCAGAGCGTGCGGCGGGGCCACCGGATGCACCGGGACGGCTGAGTTTTGCGGATGAGAGACCGCCTCGGCAAACACCAAGTCCGGGTTAGAGTAGACGCCCCTGCCGCCGGAGTGAAAACCGTTGAGGAAGGGGTTCATCTGGCCGGAGTTTGCATAGCTGAGAGCCGCTGGCCTGATGGGCTCCTCGGTGCGGGACGCCGGTACAGGATTATCCTTCGCCACTAAAGACTCTATAGTAAAACACCTCTTGGGTGTAGGTTGAAACATGGTCTGATAGTCCAGATTCCCCAGTTTAAGTTAAAGTTGTCGTAGGCGCTCTCGCTTAAAAAATACTCCACACCCAAGAAAGGGGGAAAGTTTCTGCGCAGTAAATAAGTTGGGAAAAGGCGGCAGTGTCGagaaagccaaaataaaaagtgCTCGGCTACTCCCAGACTAATCCATGGATGTGATCGTTTTCCTCGCCGGGTTCGTGCAGGCAGATTTGTTAGTTCATGAGCCTAATTAGCGCTGCAGTCCCATAAACAGCTTCCTCTGAAGGCTGTAATGGCATGGTGATTGGTCGCTGCCGCTGCTGCTCGCCTTAAGGTGGAGAAGGGGAAGACGCTTAAAAAGTGCGTCAATGGGAAGCAGGGGCGCGGAGAGGCGGACTCGAACGCGCAACACGGAACGGATTCGTCCAGAGAGGAGCCCcccacacgcgcgcgcacataCCCACGCGCACATATCTCCAGGACATTTAACACACTCATCTGAACCAGTAGAAAAGCTCAAGGTAGCCTGCTTATTTGCATTTACGGGCTGTGACAGGTTCAAACTGATTTTTTAAGGGTGGGGGCGCGTGTAGTGTTAATACTAGCGAgtgattatttttaattatgcACAACAATGTTGCGCAAACATCAAATCAGCTCCATTAAGGTCTATTTTCGATGCTGTGAGCGGGGATAATATTGAGTTTAATTGGCTATCATTCGGCCTTCATTTATTTCTCAATTTTGttcctgattttgtttttctaactGGATTTATGTACAGAAACTGTTCTTGTTGCGTCCCTGCTCGTTTCCATTTTCTCCAGATTCTATTAGGATAAGTTTCAAATTGAAGACTTTTAATTTCTGCTGGATGGATGGGATGTCTGGGAGACACCGGAGACACAACAAGCTATAGATTCA
This genomic interval carries:
- the emx2 gene encoding homeobox protein EMX2, with translation MFQPTPKRCFTIESLVAKDNPVPASRTEEPIRPAALSYANSGQMNPFLNGFHSGGRGVYSNPDLVFAEAVSHPQNSAVPVHPVAPPHALAAHPLSSSHSPHPLFASQQRDPSTFYPWLLHRYRYLGHRFQGNETSPESFLLHNALARKPKRIRTAFSPSQLLRLEHAFEKNHYVVGAERKQLAHSLSLTETQVKVWFQNRRTKFKRQKLEEEGSESQQKKKGSHHINRWRLATKQGSPEEIDVTSDD